The genomic interval CGAAGTCCACGTTCGCCTCGCCGAGCACGGTCTCGGTCTCCCAGTTCGCGTGCGGGAACGGCGTGAACAGGCCGTGCGAGACGAGCGCGGCGTGCTCGGTCTCCGGCGGGGCGAACTCGTAGTCGAGCTGGTCGCGCTTCGACTCGGGAACGTAGTCGAGGCCGTAGAACGTCGTGTCACCGACGCTGGTTCCCTCTGCGTCGAGGCGGGTGGCGAGGCCGAGCGTCTCGAAGAGGTCGAGCCACTGGCCCTGCCGGGTGCTCTCGTGGTTCCCGACGACGGCGAGGAAGGGGATGTCGTGTTCGCGGAGCGGTGTGAGGATGTCGATGGTGTCGAGGAGGTCGGGGAGTCCGGGCTGGCGGTCGTGGTAGAGGTCGCCGGCGTGCACGACCGCGTCCACGTCGTCCGCGACGGCGTCCTCGACGACGCTCCGGAACGCGTCCGCGAAGTCCTGGCGGCGCACGGGAGAGTGGTACTGGCGATAGCCGAGGTGGGTGTCCCCCGTGTGGATGACGCGCGTCATTGTCACTCCCTACTCCGGCGTTCGCGGATAAAGGTTCGGCGCTCAGACGTCGAGGCTGTAGAGGCGTTTGCGGGCGTCGGTGAAGGAGAATCGGGAGTCGACGAGGCCCTCGTCTTCGAGGCGGGTGAGCGCGTAGCGGACGGTGCGCGCGGGGAGGAGGGTTTCGTCGGCTATCTCGCTCTGCGTGAGGGTGTCTTCGTACTCCAGGACTTTCGCGACGAGTTTCGCGCTCGGCGGGAGGTCGCGGACGCGTTCGAGGGTGTCGGCTTCGGCGGACTGAATGGCGCTCATCACCACCCACTACAGGATACCGGAAGATAATAACTTCGGTTCTATCTAATTACTGTGGGTGATATTACTGTCACCCGAACTCATTTAGGAACCGCCGCCCTAACACTGGTGATGACCGACACCGTCGACGACGTCGACCTCCCGTACGAGGACGACGCGTCCAAGCAGGAGAAAATCGACGCCCTGCAGGAGCGCCTCGACGTCCTCGAGGAGCAGAACGAGGAGATGCGGGACGAATTGCTCGACGCGAACGCGGAGAACAACAAGTACCAGCAGAAACTCGAACGCCTCAACCACGAGAACAAGAAACTCAAGCAGTCCCCGCTGTTCGTCGCGACCGTCCAGGAACTCAACGACAACGGCGCTATCATCAAACAGCACGGGAACAACCAGGAAGCCCTCACCGAGGTCACCGACGAACTCCGCGAAGACCTCGAACCCGGCGCGCGCGTCGCCGTGAACAACAGCCTCTCCGTCGTCCAGCGCCTCGACGACGAGGCCGACGTTCGCGCCCGCGTCATGCAGGTCGAGGAGTCCCCCGACGTGGGCTACGAGGACATCGGCGGCCTCCACGACCAGCTCCAGGAGGTCCGGGAGACCGTCGAACTCCCGATGGAGAACCCCGACATCTTCGACACGGTGGGTATCGACCCGCCGAGCGGCGTGCTCCTCCACGGCCCGCCGGGCACGGGGAAGACGATGATGGCGAAAGCCGTCGCCGCACAGACCGACGCCACCTTCATCAAGATGGCCGGCTCGGAACTCGTCCACAAGTTCATCGGCGAGGGCGCGAAACTCGTCCGCGACCTCTTCCAGGTCGCGCGCGACCACGAACCCGCCGTCGTCTTCATCGACGAAATCGACGCCATCGCCTCCAAACGCACCGACTCCAAGACCTCCGGGGACGCCGAAGTCCAGCGGACGATGATGCAGTTGCTCTCCGAGATGGACGGCTTCAGCGAGCGCGGCGACATCCGCATCATCGCCGCCACCAACCGCTTCGACATGCTCGACCGGGCCATCCTCCGCCCCGGCCGGTTCGACCGCCTCATCGAAGTCCCCCACCCCGACGAAGACGGCCGCGAGAAGATCTTCCAGATCCACACGCGCGGCATGAATCTCGCCGCCGACGTGGACTTCACCGAACTCGCCGAGGAAACCGACGGCTCCTCCGGCGCGGACGTGAAAGCCATCTGCACCGAAGCCGGCATGTTCGCCATCCGCGACGACCGCGACGAAGTCACCATGGCCGACTTCCGCAACGCCTACGACAAACTCACCAACGACGACGAAGAACCCGACGTCTCCCGTACGTTCGCCTGAAAGCCCTTTTTCGGGCGCGGAGCGCCCGAAAAACCCCTTTCAATGTCCCAACCCAGCGTGGTCGGGCCGTGCGGGTCGCTCCCGCCGTTGTGACGCCCGCTATTGTTATCCGTTCTTTTCGCTCCTGGCAGTTCTTTCAGTGAGTGCGCCGTCTCCGAGAAGACTTATGCCGGGCGTGCCGCCGTGTGGTGGTATGAGCGAAGGAGACGCGGTCGAGGCAGTCGAGGAACCGGTGACGCCCGAGCGGCTCGCGAGCGACCTCCGCGACCTCGGCGTTCGCGGCGAGACGGTTCTCGTGCACTCGTCGATGTCGAGCCTCGGCTGGGTTCCCGGCGGCCCGCAGGGCGTCGTCGAGGCGCTCCGGGACGCCGTCACCGAGGCCGGGACGATTGTGGTGCCGACGCACACGAGCCACCTCTGCACGCCCGGCGTCTGGGAGAACCCGCCGATTCCCGACGACTGGCTCCCGGCGGTTCGGGAGTCGATGCCGGCGTTCCGGCCCGACGTGACGCCCTCGCGCGGCGTCGGGGCGGTTCCGGAGTGTCTCCGCACGCATCCGGACGCCGTGCGGAGCGACCACCCCCAGTACTCCTTCGCGGCGTGGGGCGCGGACGCCGACGCCATCGTGGCGACCCACGAACTCGACCGCGGCCTCGGCGAGAACTCGCCGCTCTCCGCCGTCTACGACCGCGACGGACTCGTCCTGATACTCGGCACCGGCCACGACACGAACACCTCGCTCCACCTCGCGGAGACCCGCGCGGACTACGAGCGCGACGAAACCGTCGAGGAGGGGCCGATGCTGGTGGACGGCGAGCACCAGTGGGTCGAGTTCGCGGACATCGAGCGGACGACCGACGACTTCGACGCGGTGGGCGCGGCGTTCGAGGACGACGTGGGCGTCGAGACGGGTCGCGTGGGCGCGGCGGACGCGAAACTCCTCGACCAGCGCGCGCTCGTGGACTACGCGACAGAATGGTTCGGCCGGAACCGCTGAGCGAGAACGTCCGTTTCCGGCGTCGCTGGGCCGTCCACCGCAATTTCTGCCAGTACTCTCGGAACAGATTTATGTGGTGGAAGCCAAATCTTGAGGTATGCCATCCAATGTCAATAGACGTGACGTGATTCGTGGCGTCGGTGCCGCAGGCATCGTCGGACTCGCCGGCTGTTCGAGCAACGGCGGCGGCGACGACGGAACCACGACCAGTAGCGGCGGAACCACGACGTCGTCCAGCGCGCGCACCCTCAAGCAGGGCGTCCTTCTCCCGACGACGGGCGGACTCGCGGACCTCGGCGTCCCCATCAACAACGGCGCGATTCTCCCGCGCATCCTCCTCGAAGGCGAGACGGACTTCACGCTCGACTTCTCCGAGCAGGACACGCAGACGGACGCGAACGCCGCGCAGTCCGCGGCGCAGACGCTCCGTAACTCCGGCTACCCGGCGGTCACGGGTGCGGCGTCCTCCGAGGTGACCATCGCGGTGGCGAACAACGTCTTCATCCCCTCGGGGATGGTCGGCTGTTCGCCGGCGAGCACGTCGCCCGCCATCACCGACCTCGAAGACAGCGGCCTCATCTACCGCACCCCGCCGACGGACGCGCTCCAGGGCGAAGTCCTCGCGCAGGTCGCGATGGAACGCCTCGACGCCTCCACGGCGGCGACGATGTACGTGAACAACTCCTACGGTCAACTGCTCTCCCAGAGCTTCGCCACCGCGTTCCAGAACGCCGGCGGCGAGATGCTCCAGCAGGTGTCCTTCCAGAAGGCCCAGAGCTCGTACACGTCCCGTCTCAGTCAGGCGCTCTCGGACGACCCCGGCGTCGTCATCGTCATCGGCTACCCCGAGAGCGGGAAACAGCTGTTCCGGGACTTCTACACGGACTTCGACTCGGACGTCCCGATTCTCGTCACGGACGGCCTGCGCTCCGCGAGCCTCCCGTCCGACGTGGGCAACGACATGTCGAACGTCACCGGCACCGCGCCGCTCGCGGCCGGCCCGGGAACGGAGTACTTCACGGAGCAGTTCCAGTCCGAGTTCGGAAACGAACCCGGCGTGTTCACGTCCCAGGCGTTCGACGCGACGGCGGTGTGCCTGCTCGCGAACGCCGCCGCGGGCGAGAACAGCGGCGCGGCAATCGCCCAGGAGATGCAGGCCGTCGCCAACCCCGGCGGCGAGGAAGTCCTCCCGAGCACGCTCGCGGAGGGCCTCGACATGGCGGCTTCGGGCACCGAAATCCAGTACAAGGGCGCGTCCAGCGCGGTCGACTTCGACGAGAACGGCGACCTGAAGGCCGCGACCTACGAGTACTTCGGGTTCGAATCCGGCGGCGGCATCCGCACCATCGACGAGATTCAGTTCACGGCCTGACCCCGCGACCCCCGTTTTTCTTTCGACCCGCTCCCGGGAGCACCACTCGATAGTTCGCGAAAAACGAGATTCGACCTATCCGCCGAGGAAGTCCTGACGCACCTCCTCGTCGTCAAGGAGGGTGTCGCCGTCGTCCATGTAGCGGTTCTCGCCCTGCACGAGCACGTATCCGCGGTCGCAGCGCCGCAGGGCTTCCTTCGCGTTCTGCTCGACCATCAGGATGGACGTGCCGTCGTCGTTGATGCGGTCGATGCGGTCGAACATGTCCGCGACGAGGTCGGGCGCGAGACCCGCGGACGGTTCGTCCAGCATCAACAGGTCGGGGTCGAGCATGAGCGCGCGCCCCATCGCGAGCATCTGCTGTTGGCCGCCGGACAGCGACCCCGCGGTCTGCTCCTGGCGTTCTTCGAGGATCGGGAACCGGTCGAACACGTCCCGCAGGCGTTCTTCCGGCACGTCGTCGAGGATGTACGCGCCCATTTCGAGGTTCTCGCGCACGCTCAGTCCCGCGAACACGTTCTCGTTCTGCGGGACGTACCCCAGGCCCTCGTGGATGATGTCCTCGGGGTTCCAGCCGTGGATGGCCGTGTCGCCGAACGTGATGGTGCCGTCCATGTAGTCGGTGAGCCCGAACACGGACTTCATCACGGTGGACTTCCCCGCGCCGTTCGGCCCGACGATGGTGACGTACTCGCCGTCCCTGACGTCCAAGTCCACGCCGGAGAGCACCTGGAGGTCGCCGTAGCCCGCGTCGAGCGACCGCACGGAGAGCAGGCCGGCCTCGTCGTCGGGGAGCCGGGCGTCCGCGGACGCGCCGGTCATACCGTCCCCCCGAGGTAGGCCTCGATAACCTCCTCGTTCTGCGTGATCTGTTCCGGCGGCCCCTCGTCGAGGACGCGCCCCTGGTGCATGACGATGACGTGCTCGCAGTTCTCCATGATGAGGTCCATGTCGTGTTCGACCAGGAGGAAGGTCAGGCCCTCCGACTCCCGGAGTTCGTGGATGCGGTCTAAGAGTTTCTCTTCGAGCGTCGGGTTGACGCCCGCGAACGGTTCGTCCAGCAGCATCACGTCCGGGTCGGTCATCAGCGCGCGGGCGAGTTCGAGGAGTTTGCGCTGGCCGCCGGAGAGGTTGCCCGCGAGTTCCTGCGCGAGGTGGTCGATTTCGAAGAACTCCAGGGTCTCCCACGCGCGCTCGCGGACGGACTCCTCCTCGGCGACGACGCCCGACCGGAGGCCGGGTAGCACGGAGCGCGTCGCGGATTCGCCGGACTGCCCGCCCGGCGCGAGCATCATGTTTTCGAGGACGGTCATCTCTTCGAGCTCGCGCGCTATCTGGAACGTCCGAACCAGGCCGCGCTGCGCGATTCGATGCGGGGATTCGCCCGTTATCTCCTCGTCGCGGAAGTGGACGCTCCCGCTCGTCGGCTCGTGGACGCCCGTGATGCAGTTGAACGTCGTTGACTTCCCCGCGCCGTTCGGCCCGATGAGGCCCGTGAGCGAGCCTTCCTCGACGGAGAACGTCGCGCCGTCCACGGCGGTGATGCCGCCGAACTCCTTGCGGAGGTTGTTCACGCGGAGCGGGAGGCTCTTCGGCGTCGTCTTCGCGGCCTCCTCGGCGGGCGAGTCCCGCGATTCGGGTTCCGCGTCCAGTTCGCCCTCGGTCTCGGGTATCTCGGTGTCGTCTGCGTCACTCATCGGAGTCACCTCCGGCGTTCGCGTTCGCGGGACGGCTCTCCTCTGAGAGGGAGACGGCGGCCGCGGTTTCGGTGCGGTCGCCGAGGATGCCGTCCGGTTTGTACTGCACGAGCAACACGAGCAGAGCGCCCATGAACATGAAGCGTAACGTGTCGATGTTCGCGAGGAGGAACGCGACGATGGCGAGCGGGTCGCCCGTGGAGACGGTGGTCACGACGTTGTCGGGCGCGCTCGGGAGCGCGACGTTGTAGTCCGCGAGCAGTTTCACGACCACGTCGGAGAGTATCGGCGGGGCTTCGTAGAGCAGGCTGGCGAACACCGCGCCGCCGATGATGCTCCCGACGTTCGACCCGGAGCCGCCGATGATGAGCGCGATGAAGATGTAGAACGTGAGTTCCGGCCGGAAGTTCGTCGGAACGACCGACGCGCGCGGCCCCATCGCGTACCAGAGGATGCCGGCGAGCCCCATGAGTCCGCAGCCGAGCGCGAACGCCCGCACCTTGAAGCTCTGGGTGTTCTTCCCGAGGGATTGCGCGGCGACCTCGTCCTCCCGAATCGCCTTGAGAACGCGGCCGAACGGCGACTTCCCGGCGCGTTCGAGCAGGAGGTAGACGAACAGGAGCACGACGAGCACGCCGAGCGTGTAGACGATGTTTATCATCACGATGCGGGTGAGGTCGAGCGGTTCGCCGAGGCCGAACACGAACGACCCGAGCGCCGTCGGCTCGGAGATGATGCTCCCGGGGTCGGTGAGCAGGAGCGTCTGGACGGGGCTCGTCGGGAGGTTGTCGAACCCGCTCGCGCCGCCCGTGATGTCGATGAGGACGGGCGAGTTCAGGGTGAGCCGGATGATTTCGGAGAACGCCACCGTGACGATGGCGAGGTAGTCCGCGTCCAGCCGTAACGCCGGGAGCGCGGCGACCAGTCCGATGACGACGGCGGCGAGGATGCCGCCGAGCACGCCGACGGGGAGCGGGAGGCCGAGGCCGGGCGGGACGCCGCCGGGGTCGGCGGAGAGGATGACCGTGGTGTACGCGCCGACGGCCATGAAGCCCGCGACGCCGATGTTGAACAGGCCCGTGTACCCCCACTGGATGTTCAGCGCGAGCACGGCGATGGCGTAGACGGCGGAGAGGAACGTCACGCGGCGGATGGTGGCGACGACGCCGTACGTCGGGTATTCGAGGAACGCGCTGAGCGCGTAGAACAACAGCCAGATGCCCGCGAACAGCGCCGCGACTTTGAACGCGTCGTTGCGCACGACCTGCCGGAGCAGACTCGGCGTCTCGTTCTCGCTCATGTCGTCTTCACCCCGCTGAAGATGCCGGACGGGCGGAACAGGAGGATGAGAATCATCAGCAGGAACGCGGTCGGGCGCGCGAACGCCGACCAGTCGCCCTGGAGCCAGACGAGCGACACGCGGCTCGCGAGCCCGATGACGAGGCCGCCGGCGATTGCGCCGTAGATGGAGCCGATGCCGCCCATGATGACGGCGGCGAAGATGAGGAGGAGGAGCCGCCAGCCGGTCGTGAACCCGAGACCGCCCTGGCTGAGCACGAGCAGGAAGCCCGCCGCGCCCGTGAGGCCTGCGCCGATAACCCAGGTCGTGGTGATGACGCGCTCGGTCGGGATGCCGGTGACGCGCGCGAGGTCGCGGTTGTCCGCCATCGCGCGCATCGCCTTCCCGAGTTTCGTGCGCTGCAGGAGGACGTGCAGGCCGAGCATGAGGAGGACGGCGATGACGATGAGCGTCACTTCGTGCGCGTTCACGATGAGTGCGCCCGCGTTACTCGGGACGAGCACGGACGGGAACAGGTCGACGAGGAACGCCGGGGCGACATCGGCGACGGTTTCGGCGAACCCGACGACGACCTGAACGAGGTCGAAACTCGGCAGGCGCTCCGTCGAGGTGACGATGCGGCGGCTGTTCCCGAACACGAGGCTGATGAGGTAGCGGAGCGCGAACGCGACCCCGACGGACGCGATGAGGAGCGAGATGCCGTCTGCGTCCCGGATGGGGCGGTAGACGACGCGGTCGATGGCGAGCGCGAACAGGAGCGTCGCGAGGATGGACACGGCGAGTCCGAGGAAGACGGCGAGCGGGGAGAGCCAGAGGTTCGCGCCGGCGTCTCCCGGGGGCGTGCGCAGGAGGACGAGGTTGACGAGGTCGAGGCCGCCGAACCCGGCGATGACGTACGTGACGGCCCACCCGGAGAACGCGCCCGTGGTGAGGTAGTCGCCGTGCGCGAAGTTCGCGAAGTTGAGGATGCTGTACGTGAGCGAGAGGCCGATACTCGCGAGGCCGATGACGAGGCCGATGACGAGACCGTTCCAGACGTAACTGCTGAACTGGCCGAACGGAATCGCGCCGCCGATACCCCCGGAGAGGTCGCCGACGACCGGTACGTCGCTCACCACCGGGAGCGTCGCGAGGTTGACGCTCACGCCGACGCCGGCGAGTTTCAGGATGAGGTCGACGAGGAGAAACGCGCCGAACCCGGCGACGAGCGCGCCGCCCGGGCCGCTCTTGGCGAACGCGACCCCCCGTTCGAGGGCGGACTGTCCATTGGTTTCTATACCCATGGGTGGTGTCAGGATGCGGGTGTTCAATAATGCTCCGCTCGAACCGATACTTCCCGCTGTTCGCGTGACAGGTCTCAGTTCCGGCGGACGCGCGGCGCGAACGCGGCGAACGCGAGACCGAACACGAGCAGCCAGACGCCGGGCACGAGGAGGTACCACGGCATCCCGAAGTGCATGAAGCCGGGGCTTCCGAACCCGAGCGCGGTCACGGCGAGGTAGGAGAAGGAGAGGAGGGCGGCCTGCACGACCGCGTAGCCGGCGAGCAGGCGCGCGTCGCCGTCGAGTGCGTCGATGGCCATTAGAGCGCGGTGAAGAGGAGGTAGGGCACGCCGAAGAACAGGACGGTCATGCCGGCGAGCACGAGGAGGTAGCTGACGAGGGTTCCGAGGGCGGCCGTCCACGACGGGTGGTCGAACGACTGAACGCTCATACCTCAGTGGACTCCGCGGAGGGTCTTAAAACGTGTCAGTCGAGGATGTCGGCGATGCGCCGCGGCTCCCCCGAGAGGCTGGGGTTCGGTTCGATGAGTTTGATGACGTCGTGGTCGGTCACGTCCGGGTACGGCTTCTCGGTCGCGTCCTCTATCATCTCCTTCTCCAGGCGGAACTCCGTCCCGGCGTAGACGGCGTCCACGCCCTCCTCGTCGAACGACATCGTGGTCATGTCCCGAATCAGGGTGCGCAAGAAGAAAAGCACCACGTCACGGCGATAGTTTCAAATGGATGCCCGCAGTCGATTCGGCCACGATGTCCGCTCCCAACGCATCCGCAGGACGCAGTCGGGAGCGGACAGTGCGTTCGGCCGCGTGACGCGGGCCTCACCCGCCTCGCGCGTCGGGCGCGCTCCCTTCGCTTCTCGCCGCACCGCTTACAGATCCTTCAGAGAGACAGATGTTCCCCGAAACCATCGACACCGACAGACTCGAACTGAAACGCCTCGACACCCACGTGGACGTGCTCGACTACTACGAGGTGTGCGCGCACGACCCCGCCATCGAGGAGATAACGCGGTACATGACGTGGAGTCCGCACGACACGCCGAAGGAGACGAAAGAGTACCTCGACCACGTCCGCGAGCAGTGGGAGGACGCCGAGAGCGCCCAGTACGGCATCTTCCCGACGGACGCCGACGAACTCGCGGGCGCGACCGGGCTCGGCGTGGACTGGGAGCGCGACCTGGGTACGCTCGGCTGTTGGCTCCGCAAGCCCTACTGGGGCCGCGGGTACTCGGGCGAACGCGCGGACGCCCTCCTCGAACTCGCGTTCGACACGCTCGACCTCGCCTGCGTGCAGGTGAGCCACGTCCCCGAGAACGAACAGTCGGAGCGCGCCATCACGAAGTACGTTGAGCGCCACGGCGGCCGCCGCGAAGGCCGCCT from Salarchaeum japonicum carries:
- a CDS encoding DUF5800 family protein, which encodes MTTMSFDEEGVDAVYAGTEFRLEKEMIEDATEKPYPDVTDHDVIKLIEPNPSLSGEPRRIADILD
- a CDS encoding ABC transporter substrate-binding protein; the encoded protein is MPSNVNRRDVIRGVGAAGIVGLAGCSSNGGGDDGTTTSSGGTTTSSSARTLKQGVLLPTTGGLADLGVPINNGAILPRILLEGETDFTLDFSEQDTQTDANAAQSAAQTLRNSGYPAVTGAASSEVTIAVANNVFIPSGMVGCSPASTSPAITDLEDSGLIYRTPPTDALQGEVLAQVAMERLDASTAATMYVNNSYGQLLSQSFATAFQNAGGEMLQQVSFQKAQSSYTSRLSQALSDDPGVVIVIGYPESGKQLFRDFYTDFDSDVPILVTDGLRSASLPSDVGNDMSNVTGTAPLAAGPGTEYFTEQFQSEFGNEPGVFTSQAFDATAVCLLANAAAGENSGAAIAQEMQAVANPGGEEVLPSTLAEGLDMAASGTEIQYKGASSAVDFDENGDLKAATYEYFGFESGGGIRTIDEIQFTA
- a CDS encoding aminoglycoside N(3)-acetyltransferase — encoded protein: MSEGDAVEAVEEPVTPERLASDLRDLGVRGETVLVHSSMSSLGWVPGGPQGVVEALRDAVTEAGTIVVPTHTSHLCTPGVWENPPIPDDWLPAVRESMPAFRPDVTPSRGVGAVPECLRTHPDAVRSDHPQYSFAAWGADADAIVATHELDRGLGENSPLSAVYDRDGLVLILGTGHDTNTSLHLAETRADYERDETVEEGPMLVDGEHQWVEFADIERTTDDFDAVGAAFEDDVGVETGRVGAADAKLLDQRALVDYATEWFGRNR
- a CDS encoding ABC transporter ATP-binding protein, whose amino-acid sequence is MSDADDTEIPETEGELDAEPESRDSPAEEAAKTTPKSLPLRVNNLRKEFGGITAVDGATFSVEEGSLTGLIGPNGAGKSTTFNCITGVHEPTSGSVHFRDEEITGESPHRIAQRGLVRTFQIARELEEMTVLENMMLAPGGQSGESATRSVLPGLRSGVVAEEESVRERAWETLEFFEIDHLAQELAGNLSGGQRKLLELARALMTDPDVMLLDEPFAGVNPTLEEKLLDRIHELRESEGLTFLLVEHDMDLIMENCEHVIVMHQGRVLDEGPPEQITQNEEVIEAYLGGTV
- a CDS encoding branched-chain amino acid ABC transporter permease — translated: MSENETPSLLRQVVRNDAFKVAALFAGIWLLFYALSAFLEYPTYGVVATIRRVTFLSAVYAIAVLALNIQWGYTGLFNIGVAGFMAVGAYTTVILSADPGGVPPGLGLPLPVGVLGGILAAVVIGLVAALPALRLDADYLAIVTVAFSEIIRLTLNSPVLIDITGGASGFDNLPTSPVQTLLLTDPGSIISEPTALGSFVFGLGEPLDLTRIVMINIVYTLGVLVVLLFVYLLLERAGKSPFGRVLKAIREDEVAAQSLGKNTQSFKVRAFALGCGLMGLAGILWYAMGPRASVVPTNFRPELTFYIFIALIIGGSGSNVGSIIGGAVFASLLYEAPPILSDVVVKLLADYNVALPSAPDNVVTTVSTGDPLAIVAFLLANIDTLRFMFMGALLVLLVQYKPDGILGDRTETAAAVSLSEESRPANANAGGDSDE
- a CDS encoding ABC transporter ATP-binding protein, translating into MTGASADARLPDDEAGLLSVRSLDAGYGDLQVLSGVDLDVRDGEYVTIVGPNGAGKSTVMKSVFGLTDYMDGTITFGDTAIHGWNPEDIIHEGLGYVPQNENVFAGLSVRENLEMGAYILDDVPEERLRDVFDRFPILEERQEQTAGSLSGGQQQMLAMGRALMLDPDLLMLDEPSAGLAPDLVADMFDRIDRINDDGTSILMVEQNAKEALRRCDRGYVLVQGENRYMDDGDTLLDDEEVRQDFLGG
- a CDS encoding branched-chain amino acid ABC transporter permease, which encodes MGIETNGQSALERGVAFAKSGPGGALVAGFGAFLLVDLILKLAGVGVSVNLATLPVVSDVPVVGDLSGGIGGAIPFGQFSSYVWNGLVIGLVIGLASIGLSLTYSILNFANFAHGDYLTTGAFSGWAVTYVIAGFGGLDLVNLVLLRTPPGDAGANLWLSPLAVFLGLAVSILATLLFALAIDRVVYRPIRDADGISLLIASVGVAFALRYLISLVFGNSRRIVTSTERLPSFDLVQVVVGFAETVADVAPAFLVDLFPSVLVPSNAGALIVNAHEVTLIVIAVLLMLGLHVLLQRTKLGKAMRAMADNRDLARVTGIPTERVITTTWVIGAGLTGAAGFLLVLSQGGLGFTTGWRLLLLIFAAVIMGGIGSIYGAIAGGLVIGLASRVSLVWLQGDWSAFARPTAFLLMILILLFRPSGIFSGVKTT
- the pan1 gene encoding proteasome-activating nucleotidase Pan1, producing MTDTVDDVDLPYEDDASKQEKIDALQERLDVLEEQNEEMRDELLDANAENNKYQQKLERLNHENKKLKQSPLFVATVQELNDNGAIIKQHGNNQEALTEVTDELREDLEPGARVAVNNSLSVVQRLDDEADVRARVMQVEESPDVGYEDIGGLHDQLQEVRETVELPMENPDIFDTVGIDPPSGVLLHGPPGTGKTMMAKAVAAQTDATFIKMAGSELVHKFIGEGAKLVRDLFQVARDHEPAVVFIDEIDAIASKRTDSKTSGDAEVQRTMMQLLSEMDGFSERGDIRIIAATNRFDMLDRAILRPGRFDRLIEVPHPDEDGREKIFQIHTRGMNLAADVDFTELAEETDGSSGADVKAICTEAGMFAIRDDRDEVTMADFRNAYDKLTNDDEEPDVSRTFA
- a CDS encoding GNAT family N-acetyltransferase, which encodes MFPETIDTDRLELKRLDTHVDVLDYYEVCAHDPAIEEITRYMTWSPHDTPKETKEYLDHVREQWEDAESAQYGIFPTDADELAGATGLGVDWERDLGTLGCWLRKPYWGRGYSGERADALLELAFDTLDLACVQVSHVPENEQSERAITKYVERHGGRREGRLRNALADQDGGVHDEVRYTVTREEYETARG
- a CDS encoding MarR family transcriptional regulator, coding for MSAIQSAEADTLERVRDLPPSAKLVAKVLEYEDTLTQSEIADETLLPARTVRYALTRLEDEGLVDSRFSFTDARKRLYSLDV